The Candidatus Thermoplasmatota archaeon genomic sequence CGTCACGCCGGCAAGGGGCTTCTCCTTGGCGAAGCGCTCGCGCAGCGCGACGAGCACGGGCATGTGCGCCTGCGCCCAGTCGATGCGCTTCTTGCCCTCGGCGGCAAGCGATTCGTCCTTCACGCGGTAGCCCGGAGCGGCCATGGGAATCGGCTCCGAATGGGCTTCCCCTACTTATACGCCCGCGTGCCAAGCGGCAGGAACCGCGGCACGCGGGCGCGGTACGCTTCGTAGGATCGCCCGAAGCGGCGCGCAAGCTCCGGCTCCTCGACGCGGCGCACGTACGCCGCGACAATCGCCGCCATGGTGACGGTGGCCAGGAGCAGGGCGGGGCTTGCAAGCCCTAGCGCCAAGCCGGCGAGGAGGGCGATCCAGGCGACGTACATGGGGTTGCGAGAGTAGGCGAAGGGGCCGCTCGTCGCCAGGCGCTCGGCGGGAGCGATGGGCGTGGAGCTTCCGCCCGCGCGCCACAGGTGCAGGTG encodes the following:
- a CDS encoding isoprenylcysteine carboxylmethyltransferase family protein, giving the protein MRRIASTAGGIVVVTIGIPAVLALASLAVDRRIGWQLPSALWPVGAAFVVAALAIVAWGHLHLWRAGGSSTPIAPAERLATSGPFAYSRNPMYVAWIALLAGLALGLASPALLLATVTMAAIVAAYVRRVEEPELARRFGRSYEAYRARVPRFLPLGTRAYK